Proteins encoded within one genomic window of Posidoniimonas corsicana:
- a CDS encoding DUF3050 domain-containing protein, with translation MPHDHRLEQLRQAIEPHRLALLEHSLYESIDQLPALRVFMQHHVYAVWDFMSLLKRLQADLTGASQPWLPPADPLSARLINEIVLGEETDERPDHGYASHYDLYLSAMRACGADCGPIESLVERLRGGQLVRDALADGSVEPGVAEFVGATFDLVEHGATHEVAAAFTFGREDLLPDVFRQIVANVNRADGGLDEFEYYLGRHIELDGDHHGPMAERLVASVCQGSDDKWREAERAAVGTLRARLALWDSVCTRIRQGQPA, from the coding sequence ATGCCGCACGACCACCGACTCGAGCAACTCCGCCAGGCCATCGAGCCCCACCGCCTGGCGCTGCTCGAGCACTCGCTCTACGAATCCATCGACCAGCTGCCCGCGCTGCGGGTGTTCATGCAGCACCACGTGTACGCGGTGTGGGACTTCATGTCGCTGCTCAAGCGGCTGCAGGCCGACCTCACGGGCGCCAGCCAGCCTTGGCTGCCGCCGGCCGACCCGCTCTCGGCGCGGCTGATCAACGAGATCGTGCTCGGTGAGGAGACCGACGAGCGGCCCGACCACGGCTACGCCAGCCACTACGACCTGTACCTCTCGGCGATGCGCGCCTGCGGCGCCGATTGCGGGCCGATCGAGAGCCTGGTCGAACGGCTCCGCGGCGGCCAGCTGGTCCGCGACGCGCTGGCGGACGGGTCGGTAGAGCCGGGCGTGGCCGAGTTTGTCGGCGCGACCTTCGACCTGGTCGAGCACGGGGCGACGCACGAGGTCGCCGCGGCGTTCACGTTCGGGCGGGAGGACCTGCTGCCGGACGTGTTCCGGCAGATCGTCGCGAATGTGAACCGCGCCGATGGGGGGCTGGACGAGTTCGAGTACTACCTCGGCCGGCACATCGAGCTCGACGGCGACCACCACGGCCCGATGGCCGAGCGGCTGGTGGCCTCGGTCTGCCAGGGCAGCGACGACAAGTGGCGCGAGGCCGAGCGGGCGGCCGTGGGCACGCTGCGGGCGCGGCTCGCGCTGTGGGACAGCGTCTGTACGCGGATCCGGCAGGGGCAACCGGCCTAA
- a CDS encoding TrmH family RNA methyltransferase, whose product MSFEHLRHKPPARLQRPRELLLVCAPLRSNVNLSRIFRAAGCCGVERIIATGRAKLDAEIARDAAETVRLEVKRSLPPVLKSLREEGYRLVGLEQTTDSTDLHHYEFQRRTALVIGNERTGLTDDALALLHDVVEIPVWGMPHSYNVATATAMALYEYCRQFPAG is encoded by the coding sequence ATGTCGTTCGAGCACCTCCGCCACAAGCCGCCCGCCCGATTGCAGCGCCCCCGCGAGCTGCTGCTGGTCTGCGCGCCGCTGCGGAGCAACGTGAACCTGTCGCGGATCTTCCGCGCGGCGGGCTGCTGCGGGGTGGAGCGGATCATCGCCACCGGGCGGGCGAAGCTCGACGCGGAGATCGCCCGTGACGCCGCCGAGACCGTCCGGCTGGAGGTCAAGCGGAGCCTGCCGCCGGTGCTCAAGTCGCTGCGTGAGGAGGGCTACCGGCTGGTCGGGCTGGAGCAGACCACCGACTCGACCGACCTGCACCACTACGAGTTCCAGCGCCGCACCGCGCTGGTGATCGGCAACGAGCGGACCGGCCTCACCGACGACGCCCTGGCCCTGCTGCACGACGTGGTGGAGATCCCGGTGTGGGGCATGCCGCACAGCTACAACGTCGCGACCGCTACCGCGATGGCCCTGTACGAGTACTGCCGTCAGTTCCCCGCCGGCTGA
- a CDS encoding helix-turn-helix transcriptional regulator, with protein MPRKAEPRLQNRVRELRGERAGMTQQQLADEVGVTRQTIIALEKGAYTPSLALALRIAKLFDEPTDEVFYLED; from the coding sequence ATGCCTCGTAAAGCGGAACCGCGGCTGCAGAACCGGGTGCGCGAGCTGCGCGGCGAACGCGCAGGGATGACGCAGCAGCAACTGGCCGACGAGGTGGGCGTGACGCGGCAGACGATCATCGCGCTCGAGAAGGGCGCGTACACCCCTTCGCTGGCGCTGGCGCTGCGCATCGCCAAGCTGTTCGACGAGCCGACCGACGAGGTGTTCTACCTGGAGGACTGA